The sequence below is a genomic window from Lolium perenne isolate Kyuss_39 chromosome 7, Kyuss_2.0, whole genome shotgun sequence.
ccaaccatatatcaatgaatgaggtagttcaactttcgcaatgaacattaagaataaagctaagaacatatgtgttcatacgaaacagcggagcgtaatatctccaatataaagaattgtgggatccaactttattcaaacaaaacaaaaaacaaagcaaacagacgctccaagcaaagcacataagatgtgattgaataaaaatatagtttcaccagaggaacctgataatgttgtcgatgaagaaggggatgccttgggcatccccaagcttagatgcttgagtcttcttagaatatgcagggatgaaccacgggggcatccccaagcttagacttttcactcttcttgatcatattgtatcatcctcctctcttgatccttgaaaacttcctccacaccaaaatcaaaacaaactcattagagggttagtgcataattgaaaattcatatattcagaggtgacataatcattcttaacacttctggacattgcacaaagctactgaaagttaatggaacaaagaaatccatcaaacatagcaaaacaggcaatgcgaaataaaaggcagaatctgtcaaaacagaacagtccgtaaagacgaattttacaggggcacttaacttgctcagatgaaaatgctcaaattgaatgaaagttgcgtacatatctggggatcacgcacgtaaattttcagatttttcagagttacctacagagaattctgcccagattcgtgacagcaagaaatctgtttctgcgcagtaatccaaatctagtattgactttactatcaaagactttacttggcacaacaatgcaataaaataaagataaggagaggttgctacagtagtaacaacttccaagactcaaatataaaacaaaattactgtagtaaaaacatacatgggttatctcccaagaagtgctttctttatagccattaagatgggctcagtaattttaacgatgctctcgcaagaaataagagttgaagcaaaagagagcatcaaaagcaaataagaaacacttttaagtctaacccacttcctatgaaaaggaatcttgtaaataaacaagtcatgtaagcataatgtaataagcataggaaacaagacaagcgcaacttcaagattttaagcaaagagagaggtgttttagtaacatgaaaatccctacaaccatattgtcctctctcataaagattttcagtagcatcatgaacaaactcaacaatataactatcacatgaaacattcttatcatgagctacatgcataaaattattactctccacataagcatagtcattactattaattgtagtgggagcaaattcaataagatagctatcattattattctcatcaccataatcatcatatataggaggcaaagtatcatcaaagtaaattttatcctccatgcttgggggactaaaaatatcatgctcctcaaaaccagcttccccaagcttagaattttccatagcattagcaacaatggtgttcaaagcattcatactaataacattgccattatcatgcatataaattccataggttttttaattttctcttcaaacacctcatgtcctaactcaagataaatactataaagatctctaatatttttgttgttttccattaagcctaactagtgaagtcacacaacttagtgttctcaggagtattcattttaacagtagtaaataaagcaaactaaataaagtaaatgcaagtaactaatttttttgtatttttgatatagagaacgcaaacaagatagtaaataaagtaaagctagcaactaattttttttgtatttttgatatagagaacaaacaaagcagtaaataaaataaagcaagacaaaaaaacaaagtaaagagattggaagtggagactccccttgcagcgtgtcttgatctccccggcaacggcgccagaaaaagagcttgatgcgtgcagttgacacacgtctgttgggaaccccaagaggaaggtgtgatgcagacagtagcaagttttccctcagaaagaaaccaaggtttatcgaaccaggaggagccaagaagcacgttgaaggttgatggcggcgaagtgtagtgcggcgcaacatcagggattccggcgccaacgtggaacctgcacaacacaaccaaagtactttgccccaacgtaacagtgaggctgtcaatctcaccggcttgctgtgaacaaaggattaaccgtattgtgtggaagatgattgtttgcgcagaacagtaaagaacaagtattgcagtagattgtatttcagatgtaaagaatagaccggggtccacagttcactagcggtgtctctcccataagataaatagcatgttgggtgaacaaattacagttgggcaattgacaaataaagaaggcataacaatgcacatacatatatcatgatgagtacaatgagatttaatcagggcattacgacaaagtacatagaccgccatccagcatgcatctatgcctaaaaagtccactttcaggttatcatccgaaccccttccggtattaagttgcaagcaacagacaattgcattaagtatggtgcgtaatgtaatcaacacaaatatccttagacatagcatcgatgttttatccctagtggcaacagcacatccacaaccttagaactttctgccactgtcccagatttaatggaggcatgaacccactatcgagcataaatactccctcttggagttacaagtatcaacttggccagagcctctactagcaacggagagcatgcaagaacataaacaactcatatatgatagattgataatcaacttgacatagtattcaatatccatcggatcccaacaaacacaacatgtaggattacaaatagacgatcttgatcatgataggcagctcacaagatcgaacatgatagcacaattaggagaagacgaccatctagctactgctatggacccatggtccaggggtgaactactcacacatcgatccggaggcgatcatggcgatgaagagtcctccgggagatgattcccctctccgacagggtgccggaggcgatctcctgaatcccccgagatgggattggcggtggctgcgtctctggaaggttttccgtatcgtggctctcggtactgggggtttcgcgacgaagactatatgtaggcggaagggtaggtcagggggtgtcacgagggacccacacaacagggccgcgcggccaaggcccaggccgcgccgccctggcgtgtcgtcgccttgtggccccacttcgtttcctcttcggacttctggaagcttcgtggaaaaataggcccctgggcgttgatttcgtccaattccgagaatatttccttactaggatttctgaaaccaaaaacagcagaaaacaacaactggctcttcggcatctcgtcaataggttagtgccggaaaatgcataataatgacatgtaatgtgtataaaacatgtgagtatcatcataacagtagcatggaacataagaaattatagatacgtttgggacgtatcagtcgCTTCATCCCCCGACTCGGTGACAAGACCACGCCACTCTATCGTCTCCTGGAGAAATCGGAATCGTTCGAGTGGACGAACGAAGCGCAGAAGGCCCTGGAAGAGCTCCAACACGCCGTGAGAAACGCTCTTGTCCTCGCGGCCCCGCTCCCACAAGAAACCATGCTGTTGTATGTTGCCGCGTCCAATCGCGCGATAAGTGCGGTCATGGTCGTCGAGCGCCAGGAGGAAGGAAAAGACCAGCTAATACAAAGCccagtctactacatcagcgaggccTTAATCGAGTCAAAGCAGCGGTACCCGCACTACCAAAAGCTGGTATACGCAGTACTTAGGGCCCAGCGGCgactggccccttacttccacgagcatcccatcaaggtggttgcctcaacgccactcgccgacatcatccgcaaccgcgaTGTAACCGGCCGGATCGCCAATTGGGCAGGCGAACTCGGCGTTCACAACATCACGTACGAGTCACGCCATGCTATCAAATCCCAAGcgctcgccgacttcctcgccgattgggaagaggcccagcagccgAGCTCCCCGGCGGACCTCAAGCATTGGACACTACACTTCGACGGCTCCAAGAACCTCGAGGGAGCAGGAGAAGGGGTCGTCCTCACTTCGCCTAAAGGCGACATCGTGAGATACATCCTGCAACTCCGattcgagccctgcaccaacaacatggacGAGTACGAGGCACTCCTCCACGGCATGCGCATCGCAAAGGAGATGGGCGCAACACGACTGCGTTGCCTCGGCGACTCCGACCTCGTCGCCAGCCAGACgtccggcacctgcgacgccaccgacgccaacatgatcgcctacAAGCGAGCGGTCGACCAGGTCGGCGCCAGCTTCGCCGGCCACGTCGTCGAGTGGGTCGACATGCGCAAGAACGAACAAAGCAAACGCACTGGCCATGctcgggtccaagcgactcccACCCCCTCCAGGCGTCTTCCTCGACATCCTCAGTCACTCATCGGTGCGCGTGCCACGGGAGATCGACAtcgccgaaccacccgcacccgactcCGCCCTAGTCGCACTCGCCTCCGACACTGGGGACTGGACAGAAACGTACTTAGGCTACCTCGAGCGCCAGGTACTGCCGATGGACGAAACGGAGGCACGCGCGCTCGTGCGCCGttgcaagtccttcaccatcatcaacattGAGCTCTACAAGCGCATCATCTCCGGAGTATTACAGCGGTGCGTCACCACCGACGAAGGCCGCAAGattctgcgcgacatccacgcaggcgACTGCGGCCACCATGCAGGTGCACGCTCGATCgtcgccaaagccttccggcacggcttttattggccaacagcccacgaagatgCAGTCGACCTCGTCCGCGTGTGTGCTGGATGCCAGAAGTACGCGAGTCAATCGCACATGTCGGGCTCGGCGCTAAAAACCATACCCCTCACTTGGCCATTCGCCgtctggggcatggacatggtggaGAAATTCAAGACAGCCCCCGGCGGGTACACTCACCTCCTAGTCGCTGTGGACaaattcactaaatgggtggaggcaaaACCCATCAAGAAGTGCGACGGCAAAACAGCCACCAAGTTCCTACGGGAGTTGATCTACCGCTACGGCTACCCTAATAGCATCATCACGGACAACGGCACTAACTACGCCAAAGGGGAAATGGCCGACTTCTGCGAAGACAAATgcatccgactcgacctcgcgTCAGTCGCACACCCCGAGTCGAATGGGCAAGCGGAAAGGGCGAACCAGAATATCCTCCACGGAATCAAACCGCGACTGGAGGTACCCCTGGAGCGTGCGGCCGGATGCTGGGCAGAAGAACTCCCATCCGTACTCTGGGGCATTCGCACAACACCGAACAGGTCAACTCGCTTCACGCCCTTCTTCCTGGTGTACGGCGCCGAAGCTTTCATGCCCACCGACATCGCCTACGATTCACCACGGGGCGCCAACTACGCTGAAGAAGCAAACGAACGCGCTCGGCAAGACGATGtcgacctcctcgacgaggcacgagacctcgcactctccagaaCGGCCATTTACCAGCAAGGCCTTCGCCGCTACCACAGTCGCCGCGTCCACGGTCGATCCTtccaagaaggcgacctcgtccTTCGGTTAATCCAGGACGagaaaggcatgcacaagctTCCCCCCCTTGGGAAGGACCGTTCGCCGTCAGCCGCGCACTCGGCAATGACGCCTACTACCTCACCGACGTTCGCAAAGATGACAAATGTGAGCCACTCACCAGGGAAGTCgagcgcccctggaacatcaACCTCCTCCGTCAGTTCTACACCTAGAGAAGGCATGTAAGCAACACCTGAATATCAATAAAAATTGCATGTTGCCTCAATCGCATTCGCCGACCGTCTCGCCATCACTCGCCACACGAACATATCTCCCATCTCACCACCATGAGCCCAGTCGCCAAACCGCgcgactcggggactgggagaccTTCGGTTGCTGCTGCTGGCAGAGCAATCCAAGTTCAACCAAGTAGCTCGGCTAACAAGGGCACGACAGGCAAACCGGTCGCAAGACCAGGTCCGGCCAGCCCCGCGTCCCTTACGCCGTCAAGCGAAAATGGCGACTGGATCCTCCAGCAGGGTCGCTCGCCCGACCAGCCCTCAGGGTCCAGCAACCGTACAGTGCTACGCTATACAGCACACAaacgccctcctctaccttaggcaggtgacttgaaaggctaagtacttcgaccagggactccgcaaaacggacccgcggctcgcaaAGGAACAACGCCACACCAAgaacccctttggagtcgccaagcgactggctcaccgagccacgacgagagGCACGCTACACAAACAGCGCAAGGCAAACGACCCACTCCTCCACCCGTGAGGCTGCTATTCGCACTAaatgactacgtactgcgactggggacgcccagctcgacaaggaaaacagtcaagtcgatagccttcatcggggtcgcaTAGCGACTGGCCCCTCTGGCCATGGAGAGCAGGCTCACAACAAGACACTCGCAACAGAGAATTCACCAACCACAATTCGCCAAAAGCACTTTACTCATATACAACTAACACCCACGAGTCACATGCTCGCGGGGACAAAATATTTATCCTTACAGGCCAAGGGGTCACCCCTCATACAAGAAGAACTACTTGGCAGACCTCGGCCCCTCCTCTATCACCGGCTTGGCACCACCCTCTCCATGTAGAAACTTTGGAGTGTACCTGACGACCGGGTAGGTGGACAGGGAATTGGTAGCCGCGGCATGGAACAAGCGCTCGGCGGGGAAGTCCTTCGGACCCGCCTTCTTCTCCGCATCCTCGGGAGCCGACTGGCTGACAATATGTGTCTCCAAGTCAGCAGTCGCCAGCACTCGATCGGCGTAAGGGCGAACCGCCTCCATCAAGCGCAACACCTCGGCGATGTCGAACTCGCCAGTCTCAGACGGAAAGCCGGCCGTCACTTCCTCCACGTCGAAGCCCTCCGAGTAGTGGGCAAGCACCATGCTCAAAGCCATGGTGACACCCACACGACAGGAGGAGCGGCGGAGCCAGTCGACCACCGCCGGGATATCGGAGACGGCTTTAAAGACCGACGACGCGTCACGGGGAATCACCTCCTGGTAGGTATTGAAAGTGAGGTAGATCTTAACTAAACTCTAGAAGTATCCGcagctggtaggtagatgttgactagaaccataacatagccatagctggtatccaataagcaacATCTGGTGCTAGATAGCTTGCAGCTAGCATCAAATAGTCCGCAGCTTGATCATTCTTTCACTCTAAAAGAAAGAGGGATTCCGCAGCCGGTATTCCGCAGATAGTATTCCGTAAATGGTAaacatttagtcggaggattcacatcggatattcacaactgtgtggatacaccgcaaagaattcttcgtgagacctaGAAACACACCACCGATAAGCCAGACCAAGACTAATtttctaaccttggagtttaatgattcgaAGAAAAGGAGTttaaagatcattagtaaactccaagggggagaggaaggctgaaggagaagtattaagacaTATTTGGAGAATGATAGACAAagtagaaggtctgaactgagagaaagtccggtcttatttttataagattgttgggaagtacccatacaaaagtactctcaggaggatgtcagaccagaagccgaggttcatatcacgAGGAAGTAAGAGTTAAAttctaacttgagtgggtaattaatTACTCAGAAGCAGAAgagctcaagtaagtctaagataatgaagttggatgaagaagatattggaggacaatcaaagcctaagaagactaaagaccgaaggagtttgaccataccaaagtATCAGACcaatagaaagattcctttcatggaacctaaagaaatcaAAAGGAGGAcaactagtataaactagaagccatgactggatggactaaattagtctgatccattcgtaggaataaaccaccatgaACATGCCTATTGTATATACCTTAATTAGTACCATTACTatagttatggtagtaagggaaaacaataccttaGCTTAAACAATTATTTTAGAATTAAGCTTTGGATCACCGTAGCTGGCGGAACCAAGTTTTGGGTACCCAGATAGGAAAActatcaccacaaccattagcaaGGTCCATTAGAACAAGAAGATGCCTTAGTCCAAGGATCTTTGGATAGCAAGACTTTAAGCTTAGAATATTGGAAGGAAAcatagaattgaagaaagtatcagtgccagatatCAGAAGACTCCATGAAGGAGCCGGACGAGAGATATATTGaattatatctaatgagatcaccatggagtttaaaggattgtgatctgttcaagtcagttccacataccgaaacatgagagcgttcgaacttcgggacgaagttcagtttaagggggagaggctgtaatatcccaggtttagaggctataaaatgagagaacaccaaagtgtgcattgcattcatgcatagaaaatccggggaattttcgcgctttcaaataaaacttaccacagtaactgaagtttcacttgacttgctggaattgaagtagatcatcaagtcaagcgctatgaacttcactgtgatctttgctaaaaccctgttttgggtagaaatgatttgatctatgggctagatcaaatgaaagtagatttacaacaacacattctttaaataatcaaaccctaacttaataATACTtagaagttagcaactacctttgtgtgtaatttaattcacttctaaataaggtaaaccacagggtttaaagtgcataaaaggcacacattcttatttaaatcataacttattaaatatatggaatatcataaaactaaatccatttacattacgaattatagttcaaactacttGAATAAAACTAATtatgagtattttgcaactcatatgatcatgccctgGTGaattcaaacaccaactatccaaaattgagAAATAACCCTCAACCTTGActttttgaccaatattataacatAAATCCAATCATATATGATGTGGTGCactatccacaagatatttagtaccaaatgccacttggctatccaaagataaatcatatgagaggataatgatcatgccacataggatgaaaatatctacatgacttgaatCCCAAGCTTTtcaacctcatgctcaaaggattgccatggatgagggcatgacaaccaagcaccttactcatcaaaccaaaacaagagtcacccacctatgtgtcatgatactagagcttgcctaagcctataaaaggagccacacccttcatccatttggtcATCTTGTACCATGCTACAAGGAAACCAAAACCTTGAGACCTTCCATGTGCATTAGcttggatcaagatgaagaagctaggaggtggaggcataccacaagatgcaggtttatttgATTTTtagaagaacaagctacataagataCCAGGGTATAATccttaggcaaaccatatattcaga
It includes:
- the LOC127315176 gene encoding uncharacterized protein translates to MVVERQEEGKDQLIQSPVYYISEALIESKQRYPHYQKLSRHAIKSQALADFLADWEEAQQPSSPADLKHWTLHFDGSKNLEGAGEGVVLTSPKGDIVRYILQLRFEPCTNNMDEYEALLHGMRIAKEMGATRLRCLGDSDLVASQTSGTCDATDANMIAYKRAVDQVGASFAGHVVEWVDMRKNEQSKRVFLDILSHSSVRVPREIDIAEPPAPDSALVALASDTGDWTETYLGYLERQVLPMDETEARALVRRCKSFTIINIELYKRIISGVLQRCVTTDEGRKILRDIHAGDCGHHAAHEDAVDLVRVCAGCQKYASQSHMSGSALKTIPLTWPFAVWGMDMVEKFKTAPGGYTHLLVAVDKFTKWVEAKPIKKCDGKTATKFLRELIYRYGYPNSIITDNGTNYAKGEMADFCEDKCIRLDLASVAHPESNGQAERANQNILHGIKPRLEVPLERAAGCWAEELPSVLWGIRTTPNRSTRFTPFFLVYGAEAFMPTDIAYDSPRGANYAEEANERARQDDVDLLDEARDLALSRTAIYQQGLRRYHSRRVHGRSFQEGDLVLRLIQDEKGMHKLPPLGKDRSPSAAHSAMTPTTSPTFAKMTNVSHSPGKSSAPGTSTSSVSSTPREGM